In Pseudomonas alcaliphila JAB1, a single window of DNA contains:
- a CDS encoding ATP-binding protein translates to MKLSMKLRTRLFLSISALITVALLGLLLGLFSVTQMARSQSDLIQRGFDAVQIGQKLRQHLGDELIVLIDQQPDAQRLEAIRQSFRATFDEGLRANLGKDYASGLERAAALYDEMEQAASSAMPDGQTPHNLGAHKPFTEAFQRLRNHLLEQQDQIVDWVISAESKAGERSQLIAGLLVLIGLAVLAIGVLTAHGIARRFGAPIDMLARAADQIGQGKYDVVLPVSPVLELAVLSRRFGLMTEALREYHSSNLNQLLSSEGRLKAVLDSIDDGLVILDTQGSIEHANPVALRQLSWSAEIVGQPIGPLLPEHAVDEALRRVLAGELLQEPPADLQIERDGETRLLAWALTPVQVREGGSAGAVMVLRDVTKQRAFDRVRSEFILRASHELRTPITGIHMAFSLLRERLSLPPGGREQELIRTVDEEMHRLVQLIDDLLNFSRYQNGVQTLQRRPCDLSEMIQQLSQRFTERAAEREVTVLCEVHEPLPQLELDAAQLQRLLDNLTDNALRYSNPGDKIRLQARRHGEQVIVSVQDEGEGIPFEQQARIFEPFVQVGRRKGGVGLGLALAREIVQLHGGQLRVHSRPGEGANFYFSLPV, encoded by the coding sequence ATGAAGCTGTCGATGAAGCTTCGCACGCGACTGTTCCTTAGCATCTCCGCGCTGATCACCGTTGCACTGCTGGGCCTGCTGCTCGGCCTGTTCAGCGTCACACAGATGGCGCGCAGCCAGAGCGACCTGATCCAGCGTGGTTTCGACGCCGTGCAGATCGGCCAGAAGCTGCGCCAGCACCTGGGCGACGAACTGATCGTGCTGATCGATCAGCAGCCCGATGCGCAGCGCCTCGAAGCCATCCGCCAGTCGTTCCGCGCCACCTTCGACGAAGGCCTGAGGGCCAACCTCGGCAAAGACTACGCCAGCGGACTGGAGCGAGCGGCAGCGCTTTACGACGAGATGGAACAGGCTGCCAGTAGCGCGATGCCGGACGGCCAGACACCCCATAACCTGGGTGCTCACAAACCCTTCACCGAGGCCTTCCAGCGCCTGCGCAACCATCTCCTGGAACAACAGGATCAGATCGTCGACTGGGTCATCTCGGCCGAGAGCAAAGCGGGTGAGCGCTCTCAACTGATCGCCGGGCTGCTGGTGCTCATCGGCCTCGCGGTACTGGCGATCGGTGTACTCACTGCCCACGGCATCGCCCGCCGCTTCGGCGCCCCCATCGACATGCTGGCACGAGCCGCCGACCAGATCGGCCAGGGCAAGTACGACGTGGTGCTGCCGGTATCGCCGGTGCTCGAACTGGCCGTGCTGAGCCGCCGCTTCGGCCTGATGACCGAGGCGCTGCGCGAATACCATTCGAGCAACCTCAACCAGTTGCTCAGCAGCGAGGGGCGTCTGAAAGCGGTGCTCGACAGCATTGATGATGGCCTGGTCATTCTCGACACCCAGGGCAGCATCGAACACGCCAACCCGGTGGCGCTGCGCCAGCTGTCCTGGTCGGCCGAAATCGTGGGCCAGCCCATCGGCCCGCTATTGCCCGAGCATGCGGTGGACGAAGCACTGCGCCGGGTGCTGGCAGGCGAACTGCTGCAGGAGCCACCGGCCGACCTGCAGATCGAACGCGACGGCGAGACCAGACTGCTGGCCTGGGCCCTGACCCCGGTACAGGTGCGCGAGGGCGGTAGCGCGGGGGCGGTGATGGTGCTGCGTGACGTCACCAAGCAACGTGCCTTCGACCGGGTGCGCAGCGAGTTCATCCTGCGCGCCTCCCATGAACTGCGCACGCCGATCACCGGTATTCATATGGCTTTCAGCCTGCTGCGCGAACGTCTCTCACTGCCGCCAGGCGGACGCGAGCAGGAACTGATACGCACCGTCGACGAGGAGATGCACCGCCTGGTGCAGTTGATCGACGACCTGCTCAACTTCTCGCGCTACCAGAATGGCGTGCAAACCCTGCAGCGCCGCCCCTGTGACCTAAGCGAAATGATCCAGCAGCTGTCTCAACGTTTTACCGAGAGAGCCGCGGAGCGTGAGGTGACGGTGCTTTGCGAAGTTCACGAGCCCCTGCCGCAGCTTGAGCTCGATGCCGCGCAGCTGCAGCGACTGCTCGATAACCTCACCGACAACGCCCTGCGCTACAGCAACCCGGGTGACAAGATACGACTCCAGGCGCGTCGCCATGGCGAACAGGTGATCGTCAGCGTGCAGGACGAAGGCGAAGGGATCCCCTTCGAACAACAGGCGCGGATCTTCGAACCCTTCGTTCAGGTCGGCAGACGCAAGGGTGGCGTCGGCCTCGGCCTGGCGCTGGCAAGGGAGATCGTGCAGTTGCACGGCGGCCAGCTGAGGGTTCATTCGCGCCCGGGCGAAGGCGCCAACTTCTATTTCAGCTTGCCGGTCTGA